The Nicotiana sylvestris chromosome 6, ASM39365v2, whole genome shotgun sequence genomic sequence aacctcttgggtaagtaatctttaacttgttttcttccatttttatcaacacccaaacatgtgattaagggtagaaaattagggatttgggtagagttagggctttttgattatttggaaatttgacctcgttttAGTCGGATtggaaaacaaattatatatttgggctcgtgggtgaatgagtgatcgggttttggtccgaacctcatgttttgacTAAGTGGGCCTGGggtcaattttttactttttgggaagaatgattagaaagctataattaagcattggaattggattgtttagcgtttattgatgttatgaagtcgattatgtataaatacaattgatttggagccgaattcgaaaggaaaggcggtgtttgaggcttaagttggccgtggaagtttgaggtaaatgttcggtctaaccttagcttgagggattaggagttgtgtcttatttgctatttgcttcttgttgagtacgatgtataggcatggtgacgagtatctatatattggtgtcaagcatgactgtgagtcttaaattgatatttgttgtgttcttaaatgatactacggatgctttaattggtgattctcgatattgagcaaggatttagTTTATTTTCGTGGAAAGTAATTATGATTGATATTGTTTTTAGCTGAGATGAGTAGGgattgagttaagattggttataggattctcccttgccgggacgtatatacttttactgttgaattcccttgccaggatagtgtagtttattgttgatcccttgtcaGGACTCGTGGTATGGTTGAGTTTAAGGTATAttaatatattggatcgggttgcacaccgcaatattattatatattggatcgggttgcacgccgcaacaatattatattggatcgggctacacgccgcaacaatgttatattggatcgggctgcacgccacaacaatgttatattggatcgggttgcatgacgcaatagtaatataaatagatcgggatgcacgccgcaacagtgttaaatgataagggatcgggttgcgcatcACAACCGTGTTATTATTGTTTGTTATAGAACTTGAATTGTTCTCTCTTATCACTCTTTAGCTTCTGTTGGATTTGATATGttccccgtagcatgtaccccctcacatttacattgtttattcctgtttacttttttgctgtatattatctaactgcacaggtttatttggagtctggtcctagcctcgtcactaccttgccagggttaggccagacacttaccagcacatggggtcggttgtgctgatgctacactctgtactatgtgcagataccggagcagtaTTTGGATAGTAGAacttgggagccagccttcagtccactcagagattccgaggtagtcatGCAGGCATCCGCAGGTCTGGCGTTCTCTTCtatatatttatatgttctgTTTCCACTTGTTTCCGAGAcagactgtatttccttgttcagaTATTTGtgtgtagtattcatagacagttTGTGGATATTGTGACAATGGTTTCTGGATAGAGACGCATGTTGGCATTTTCGTACtgattttggtattatattaGTCTAAGTCTTCGGCTTAATTTCATCTttcgctattatttaaatgttgatcacCTGTTAATTCAATTCgttaaaaagagttaaaaatgaaagagattgAATTTTCTATATTTCGTGGCTTGCCAAGCTTCTATGAGTatacgccatcacgactcccgagagtggaaaatccgggttgtgacaggGTTACATGTGATGAGGTATTGTCAGATGTGAGTGAATATCAAAGACTGATTGGTAGGCGAATTTACCTCACCATCACCAggacaaatattgtatttgtagTGCAAAATCTCAACCAGTTCATGCAAGAGCCCAAAAAGTCTCATTGGGATGCAGCTGTCAGAGTTGTCAAATACATTAAACAGGAACCAGGGATGGGAATAATTCTAAGTAGCTTTAATAGAGATAGTTTGACATGATTCTGTGATGCTGATTGGGCAAGTTGTCCAAACATACGCAGATTAGTAACTGAATACTTGATCAAATTTGGTGATTCACTTACCTCCTTGAAGCCTAAAAAGTAGCATGCAGTGTCAAGAAGCTCGGCAGAAGCAGAGTATAGAAGTCTAGTAGCAGTGATAGTAGAAATTGTATGGTTGCTGGGGCTATTTGCTGAGCTTGGAGTGACTATCAAGTAACCTGTGAATGTTTATTGTGATAGCAAGGCTACTCTACAAATTGCAACTAATCCTATCTTCCATGAACGTACTAAATACATAGAAATGGACTGCCACTTTGTGCAACAAGATTAAGCAAGGCATACTTGTACCTCACTTTGTAGGGATGAAGAATCAACATGCTGATTTGTTGACCAAGGGACTTGGACAATCGCAGAATGTATTTCACTTAGGCAAGCTTAGAGTGCTCAACAATGTACACCCTCCAGCTTGAGAGGGAGTACGAAGAATAGGCGGTTAAGTTGTTATAGCTAGCTACTAGTTAGTTAAGGTAGTTAGTAGGTCCCAACTGACCATAGTTAAGTTATTAGAACCATAGTTAAGTTAGTAGTACATATACACGTGCAGTTACATTCTTCAAAGACACAGAATCATTTTCTCTCATCTCTGCGCTCCTCTTCTCCTCTCAAGCTCATTCTTAGGTTGAATTCTGCTGGTGAATGCTTGGCTGAATCTGAGAGATAAACTCATATTCATCAAGCTCacaatttttctgcaatttttatTTGTTATTATACTTTATTTTTAATCATAATTTACTGGGTATTATTTGTTCCTATTCTTTTGGTGGTATATGTCATAAAATTTGGTATGATCGACTCATATATATTTGGAAATATATACCTAGGTCCatgattataaatatttcatgaataAGCTTCAACTAAATTTTTTGGTAATATAAATTAATCTGAAAAGTAATGTTACTTCAAGAACTCTATGGAGATGATTCCTGAAGAATACTAACTTGAAGCAGAATGAGTGATTCACTTCAAAAATTGTTCGTTTCAGAAATGAAACTCAATCCGATTTCATCTCTATTTCGTTTTCTCTTTAGAGTGAGAACGCCACTTCAAATCTATAGTAAttagcttcttcttttttctgaTTCTACAGATTGTCGAGAATTTATTAGGATTATGAGAGTTCATTTGAAGTTCATCTGAGTCCCATTGCTTTAGTATTTTTGTTGCAGAGCACTTGTGACTTTTGGCTTGAATGGGCTGCATGGGAGCAATTACGCCTCCACTCCTAATTCTATGGTTTCGTAGTGTTATTGACAAGGATGTAAAGATAACGCATGAAGGGTTTCACCCAAAAGTTGGCCAGCTACATGCTAAGGTGAGTTTCACGAGGTCCACTCTTATTTAGTATTTTCATTTAGCTCAATGACTGTTTTTGAACGCACGTCATGATACTTTAATGGAAGCAAGCCAAGAAGGATTTGACTTAGCTGCTGAGATTGCAAAGATCAAGGAGACCATTGAGAAAATCCAACAAAGTCAAAGCTTTTCTTCACCCGTGACTGACATTCCCGCGGGTGATGAAATTGCTCTTGGCGAGACGGCTATTCAATCTCCTTTCGCTCAAGTTACTCTTCCTATTTCTGATGATGCCGTTCTTCACCCTCCTGGTTCAGATTCTGCCCCTTAGTGAAAGtttaagaaaatttgaagtgttgttttgttatttttttattgGTAGCACACTTGGAAGTTTACCCCTGGTCCCATTTGGGGTGATATTTTGGAAGATCTTGCCCCTAGTTTGTTTCGGGGTTTTTTGTAAAGACAGTTAGGTTGAAACTAAGTTCATACTTGGTTTTAACCAAGTTATGATATTATAAGGTTTTTCGTCCAACCTTTATGACATATTTATTTCGAGTTTTTGTTTTACTCTCTTAGTGGTTTgccattgccttttctttataagtttgggtttttgttttacccTTTGCTATTTTAGCTTTTGCATTTAAAAATACTTTGTTAATTTCATGACTTTTTGAACAAGCACGAATTATAAAAGAGGGACCTTTTATatacgacacttaatgaagaaggcgtctcaacttcataatggtgtaaacatacgaaagaagaaataggaatacacatgtttctttgaacaAATTTGAAGAAAGTTTTGTCTCATTTGAACTTTCAATAATATTTTACATGTTTTTAAGTATCATCTATTAATTTTTTGTAACTGTTTTCTTTACAACAGATTTGTAAAAAATTTGAGCGTATCTTGGCAACCCATGACTAAATATTGCCTGTGACCTATACATTCGTAAGATTTTGAAATTTACATCCACGAGTGTATTCTTCATAGGTTTGAATCAGGTTTGCATTTTTGACTGCTCGTAGCTTTGCTCTAAACTTTTGATTTGTTGGGTAGACTTTAAGCTTGACTTGAATTCTAATTTTTCTagtcttcttttcctttctcataTATATAGTCCCctaagtgtttgagctttgaagtatgaaatctcgagcacttgattattcctttcatatggtccttttcctgaaaaaggaaaaatatatgGGACTCGAAGGCAAATATAATTTAGATGATGACTGCTTAACCCTCTATATTTCCATCAGAAaagttgtaaccctagaccgggaaTTATGTTACTACTACGTATCTTTCAggtctaatatcatcatttggtGCGGGCTAGCTTTTTTCCTATCATCTAAAAATGTTAGTATAATTTTAACTTGTACAAAATAAAAATCGTAATTGAAGGATACCTGACTGCGGGTATTTCCATTCCTTAGAATAGTACTTCTTCAGATGAACAACATTCTAACTCGAGGGTAGAACCTTGTCATCCATGGCTTCTAATACATATGCACCTTTTCCAGCGATACCTCGAACCTTgtaaggtccttcccaatttggactcaactttcctaCATTGGCTgctccccaatcttgaagtacctAAGGTGAGCTTTCCGATTGTAATATCTCTCAATAATCTACTTCTGCGTAGTCATCCTTATCAAGGTTGTTTCTCTCATTTCTTCAAGCAAGTCGAGATTTATTCGCATCTCCTCCTCATTTAACTCTTCAGTTGCTTGGATGTATGTCGTACTTAtctctcctatctcaactggaattaaggcttcagctCCGTACACAAGTGAAAATGGTGTCTCtcccgtacttgtttttgttgtcGTTCTGTAAGATCACATGACTCCAGGTAACACTTCTAGCCACTTACCTTTTGACTCCTCTAGTATTTTCTTCAAGTTATTAATAAATAACTTTATTTATTGATCCAGCTTGTCCATTGACCACAGGATGATAAGATGTTgaagtaatccttttaatttgccaactttgaaagaattctgtGAGTAGCGTGCCTATGAACTGCGGGCCATTATCGCACACGATTTCTTTTGGAACTTCAAACCGACAGCTGGTCGATGCATGTTATTGCcatatctttggcacttgtcacatttGGCCATAAAATGTTCTGCCTCTTCTATTTTTggccagtaataccctgctctaaTTAAAGTTTTTACCAAAGATCTTCCTCCGGCGTGATTttcacaatgtccttcatgtacttctctcatcacatactcCATTTGAGAAGGTCTGAGACACCTTACTAgaggaccaccgaacatttttcgatatAGATTGCCCCAATCAAAACAATAACGGGCAGCTTTTCGATGAAGTGCCTGaacctttttcttatcttcaggtagTATTCCGTACTGCAAAAAATTAACGATCTCGTTTATCCAATtccaagttaaattattgaaatttacctcgtttttatcttGGTCGAGTGCCGAGTGAAACAAATGTATAACATAATCATTATCTTCATTTGTCTCTTCTGCAGCGGATGCAAGATTAGCTAACGCATGTGCTTCAATATTCTCGTCTCTCGGTATCTgcatgatttttcaagtttggaATTGTCTAATCAAATCTCATGCTTTTTCCAAATATTGTTGCATCCTCGCCTCTCTAGCTATATAAGTTCcctgcatttgattaactacgagttgcGAGTCGCTTTTGATTATGACCTCTTCTATTCCgagctctcgtgccaattctaaacctgaaATCACTGGCTCATATTCTGCTTCATTATTAGTAATAGGATGACATTTTATGGCCTGCTGAATAGTCTCTCCTATAGGTGGGATTAGGACAATGCTTAAACCCGCTCCTTTTACATTTGAAGAGCCATCAGTAAACAGGGTCCAAGTACCTGGATTAGACCCGTTAAATACCTATAATTCATTTTCCGCTTCTATTACCATCCCTGGACTAAAGTCTGCCACAAAATCTGCTAAAACTTGTGATTTTATtgcagttctaggttgatatgtgatgtcatattcactttgttctatagcccatttggctaacctacctgataattCTTGCTTATGCAATATATTAAGTAAGGAGTAGGCAGTTACTATAGAGAtatgatgacattgaaaataaggccttaattttctagatgccataatTAATGCTAAATCATGCTTTTCTAAACGAGGATATTGAGTTTCAGCATCTAATAAAGtcttgctaacataataaatctGAGATTGTTTACCTCTGTCATCTCAAACTAATACGGCACTTACTGCCACTTCTAAAACAGCGAGGTAGATGAGTAGCTTTTCCCATCCTTTGGTTTAGCCAGCAACGGTTGGTTTGACATGTATGCTTTTAAATTTTTGAGCGCTTGTTGACATTCTTCAGTCCATTCAAATTGACTTTGCTTTTTCAAAACTAAAAAGAACTTAAAGCTTTTCTTTAAAGATTTAGAAATAAATCTTCCCAATGCTGATATCCTACCAATGCACTTCTTTTTTGCTCGTAAGTATATCTGGTATTTCTTCAATAGCTTTAATCTACGcgggatttacttcaattccacggttagaaacaaggaaACCTAAGAACTTACCTGATGACACGCCAAATGCATATttctcgggatttaacttcatattgaaTTTGCGGAGAATTTGAAATGTATCTGAAAGATGTTGAATATGATCCTGTGCCTGTTGTgatttgactagcatatcatcGATAGAAACCTTCATGGTTTTTCCCAGATGTTCTTGAAACATCTTAGATACTAACCTTTGGTACATGGCTCCGGCATTCTTTAGGCCAAAAGACATAACTTTATAACAGTAAATCCCCCTGCCTGtaataaaggaagttttttcttcttctgaaggatccatttttatttgattatatcctgaataggCATCTAAAAAACCTAATAATTCgtgtcctgcagtagcatcaattagttgatctatgtgtggtaatggaaaagaatctttagggcaagctTTATTCAAATCAGTATAGTCTACACAAACTTGCCACTTGCCATTCTTTTTGGGCACCACTACAGTATTAGCTAGCcaattaggatattttacctcgcgGATAGACCCAATTTTTAAGAGTTTTTGTACCTCATCCCGAATCATCTGGTTCTTGAAGGAtccttgcttctttttcttctgtttgaCAGGTGGATACATTGGATATTCATTCAACTTATGGTTCATTACCTCCGGCAGTATTCCTGTCATATCTGAAtgcgaccaagcaaagcaatctgcgttagcttttaaaaataattaacttacTTTTCATCTCTGGGTTGAGGTTGGTTTCGATGTAGACTTTTCTGTCCGGCCAATATACAAATAACACCCCATCTTCCAGTTTCTcgattgttgttttgatgttttcgttttcttctggttcttgaatagtATTAGCCCTTGAGTTTACAACCGTTTGTCCATCtacagttgaggtttgtgttgctAGATCCTCAACTGAATtgtgtaattgctatttttcatcTGCAACGTCATTTTTTGCGCTTGAATCTACCACTGAGTTAATGCTTCGAGAAGCATGTTGATCACCACGAATTTGTCTTATTCCCCATTGTGAAAGGAACTTGATAACCTGATGCAAGGTAGACGGAACAGCATCCATCTCGTGAATCCACGGTCTACCAAGAATCATATCGTACGCCATGTCcatatctatcacttgaaatttggTATCTTTGACTACTCCTTCTGTGAATGTGGTGAGTATTATCTCCCTTTTTGTTACAACGCTCGAGTTGTCAAAACCAGATAAGGTCCGTGCTTTGTGTACCAATTTATCATCGGCTTGCATCTCGTTTACCACTCTTAGAAGAATGATATTTAtagaactacctggatcaatcaacactcGTTTtgcattagtatcatgtacaagtaaagatattaccagtgcatcattgtgtggGATCAACACGCCGTCTGcgtctgcatcatcaaatgttaTGCTATCTTCTTCCAAAACTTGACGAACTCGCTTCCCATGGGTGACTGTGATTTTTGACACCTTCTTTGCTTCCGTATATGTTACGCCTCCTCCCCTCAACTTATGACATTAACTGTTCTCTTTGGTGATAGAGGttttggtggctcttgcctattcttcatatatgcttgCTTACTCTTCTCACTAAACAATTAAGTTAGGTAGCCTTGTTTTAATAGGTGCTTTACGTCACCTTGTAGCAGTATGCAATCTGCTATTTTGTGATCGTGATCATTGTGAAACTTGCACCAAAAATTGGGGTTTCTCCTATTTGGgttcgatctcatttcttttggccaccacactttatctcccatgcttcttaaaacagcgaCCAACTCGGACGTGCTAACATTAAAACTGTAACCACCAAGTTTTGCCTTTGAACTTCTGTTGTTGTCTCACATATCTGGTGTGTCTCGCTCCTTTCCCAACCTAGACAACGAACCCAAATATCTGTCCTTTGGTCTGGAATCATACCctgggttttcttgttttgaacgtgaatcccttcctgctggtccCATATAAGGCTCGTACCTGTTCTTACTGGACCTTTTTTCAGTTTCTGGTCACCTTGAACTTACCCTTTCATCTCTCCGGGACTGAGTGATAGTGTCTTCTTCTAtccgcagcttcgtgctatacctgttataaacatcattccaagttgttgtGGGAAATTCTCGTAAGCTCTCTTTGATTCTTCTCGTGGCTTCTGAGCTTTTTCATTTAAATTGCTGGCAAATgctatagctgcccaattgtcaggtacaCATGGCAGCATCATCCTTTCACATTGGAACCTATCTACGAATTCCCTGAGTAAGGCTGGCATGTGGGCCGATAAGGCCCTGGCCGACCCAGGCCTGCGAGCCCATATGGGTAGTGGGCCTAAACGGTCCTAACCGTTTAAGCCCGGGACCAGGGGAGGTAGGCCTACTAAGTGGGCCGGTTCCTTAAAGAAGCCCGTTAGGACCAGACCGTTTGGGCCCGAGACCGGGTGCTaagtgggccggttcaaccggtcctaaacgggcccaacggctattttttttAGACGTTACAACATTTAAAAAATGGTCATTGGCCTGAAAAAATAGCCGTTTGGGCTTATTAAATAGCcatttaaccccccccccccctccccaactttgttttaaccccaaacattttataattatactttttccctattttcaactataaataccccctcattcttcatttttctcacaaaatcatcaatctctctcatttgtcaaactcaaattgaagtattcaagtcttcactcatctctcatttctcaaactcaaattcttaATTAAAGTTAAATCATGCCCGGTGATTCTAGAGTGCGcccatttgttttggaacactttaatgtggtagaagaaaatgaagaagcttacataataaagtgcaagaactATGGTCGAGTCTTCACTCATCGTCCAAAGTTGGAGGGCAAAGGCTgcttaaggaggcatataaagagTTGTCTTGCGCGTTCTCCAAAcattcgtatttaagattttaagttgatttgagacaatttgtgttattttaaaattattagacgtattatgcttaatgttttagtttgttagattaatttgaagtattatgttgaaggcattgaactttaatttgaagtattaaatgtaaactttaatttgcAACTTTGATACCGAGTTCATCttaatatatataagctatataatttacaagaaattgccttagataaaaaaattaaaaaaaaataggccAGGCCCACTTAGGCCCACATAGGCCCGGGACCGACCCACTTAGCCCGGGACCATTCGTTCGTAGTCCCGGTCTTGGTCCAGTTACCTCCAAAAGCCTACGAAGCCCGAGACCGTTTAAGCCTGGGCCCACATAGAACCAGCCCACGAGGCCCGTTTAGGCCCGGACCCGGCCCGTTTTCCAGCCTTATACCTGAGTAATTCCgtatctccttgttttattttgaaaatgtcttccatccttttttaaaatttttgagcTCCTGAGTGTGCttttataaatgaatctgcaagctcagcaaaagaatcaatggaattttcaggtaaaagagaataccatgtcagTGTTCCCTTCGTGAGGGTTTCACCGAATattttgaccaatactgattcaatctcttgcttggtcaagtcgttgcccttcacaccagttgtaaatgcagttacgtgatctcgtggatcagttgttccatcgtaCTTTGAGATGTCGCGCATCTTAAACTTTTTTGGAATAGGCAAATGAGCGGCACTTGGCTTCCAATGTTGTTGAGAATATTTTTACATATCTACTCCTTTGATTATAGGTGGCACACccggtatttgctctatgcgatcgttCTGCTTCTTGAGCTatttctgcaaagttagtactaaactttgtaaatcaaAATTAACTGGGATACCTGACCCTCCATCACGAGATTCGCTGGGAGTTCCTCCGCTGCCTAAATTAGCGAGTCCCCAACGTGGATTCTCTATAGTTGCGGTGTTGTTTGGAGGTGGAGTTGGTGGTACAGTTGGCAACCTATTGACAAAAGCTTGAATAGCATTGTTGGAATGTTCGATGATTAATTGCTTCAATGCTGCATCAATAGATTGATCGTTCTCATGTTAGTCATTCATAATAAATTCAGATTTATCAGGTGTCCCTTCTTGAGATTGTCGAGGAGAGTTTCGTAGTGAGGGGATTGGAGTTCCATCTCCTTGTTGATTTTGCTGATTCAACTGATGTTGCTGATTTTGTTGGTTATTGTCATTGACGTTCGACATAATTTTTTGGCAGAAGAATAGATTTGGAAagtgaaaagattatcagatttccggtaacgaaaccaatttgtttaaccagaaaattagaattttggtcaaagcctatttttagaagcactcgggttactgataatcaagaaaAGGAATATCTTTGcaataagaaaggaaaattaGAGTATGAATAGCAAAGCAATCAATATAAAGCAAAAGTAAATAAGTGTATTCCAGTAATAATTAGAATGTGTCCATATAAATGACATTTCTCTTCCTTATATAGCCATTTCTAAGTACAACGTCTTTTCCCCTTTATGATCGAGTCATTATGAGCATTTAATGACATTAATGAAATGTTATAACTGGCAATCGTAACTGTTTCGTGAAGATTCGATAACGTTTCTAATCATTCATGCTCATTAATTGAAGACCAACGAATCTGTACTTTTTACTGTCTTAATTCATTCCACCGGTTTCTCTTCAAATTACTAAGAGACTCGAGCATCCGTCTCTTCTTATCTTTTAAACGTTTAGCTCATACCTATTAAGATTCTCATCTCTTTAAGTACTCTTCTCCAACTGTCACTTTTCTAATTATCCACGTGTCTTGCCATGTCAGCCACATATTTAATTCCACGTGTAATATTTCCCCAATGCAGcagtaaaatataaaaatttatcaATTTAGGCTTTAAGGACGTCAATTTCTTTTTCTGGTTGTAAGCTATGTTTTTATTGGAATCATTTTCTACTTCAACTTTGTCTTCGGCATTTTCAGCCTTTGTGTTTGAAGTTGGCATTGACAGAGTTTATACTTTTTTCATCTTAAGTTCTTGTTAATAACCAGCATTTTCATAGAGTCGACGAAGAAGAATTTAGGGTTAGACAAAGGTAAGAGAGAAAGTTCAAGATATTTCTGATAGAACAAAACAAAATGAATTGTTATTGTGTTACAACTGGGTCCTTCTGTATATATACATGGCCCAATACTAGGTAAGAATAAGAGACTAAAATGGACTATACCAGGCTAACCATGTTACCAAATAAATGGGCCTAAACTAATGTACATAAATAAATATTGGGAttttttccttcctataccatatatgaaactttattaccaaatatgtgCATAGTTTCTAATTTACCCACCATGTTCTTACTTTTTCTACAATTATTATACCATTAATTAAATACTAATTATTAGTAGCTGAATCTTCCTAATTAGGCGCGCTACAAATCAGGAACAAAATATTCTAATTGATTTAGCGACCTTCAGATCAAATTTGAAACGGAAATCCTTTATCttcaatttaaaatcaaattacatAGACTCTTTTCTGCAAAAACTCTGTTCTTCGATATTTTTCCTTAAACCACAAATCAAAAAAAGACAAAATCGTCAACAAATTCGAATCAAATTATAGAAATCAGTTCTGCAAAAGCTCAGTTCGTCGACTTTTTTCCTCAATCCACTTATCAAAAAAGCGACAAAATATTCAACAAATTCAAGTCAAATTGTAGAAATCAATTCTGCCGATACTCTGTTCTTCGTCTTTTTTTCTtaatccaaaaaataaaaaaaacgacAAAATATTGAACAATACTTCAGCAACGACACGCAATCATACTACAAttaaatgggaattgggatagctATGGCAGATTTAGAGATTTTCAAGTTGATGGCATTGTGCTCGATGAGGATGCAAGTTACAGTATGTTGATTTCTATAATTGCGGAGCAATTAATGATTGATATTTCggaaaaattgtagaaatcaaatacattgtgaaTGAGAATTGTCCTCCAATGGAAATTAGGAACGATATGGGGGTTCGTATGTATATGGAgacaaaaaaagagaataaaaacttAGGATCATATCCGTTATTTATAATTGTAtgagatttcaatatggaattgacTATTACCAATGAGAACACAAGTGCAGGTttgttatgtttcaaattttatGGAAGTCTGATTTTACGGTAATATCTATAAAATGCCTACAtttatctacaaataaactacacaTCAATTTTAGGATGTATAAAGCAATATTATTTTCATGattatctacaaaattactaca encodes the following:
- the LOC138871648 gene encoding uncharacterized protein, which encodes MQADDKLVHKARTLSGFDNSSVVTKREIILTTFTEGVVKDTKFQVIDMDMAYDMILGRPWIHEMDAVPSTLHQVIKFLSQWGIRQIRGDQHASRSINSVVDSSAKNDVADEK